In Fibrobacter sp. UWB2, one DNA window encodes the following:
- a CDS encoding folylpolyglutamate synthase/dihydrofolate synthase family protein, translated as MIQNGLEYLNSRLIFGMMPGLASTRKLCEALGNPQKKFKTIHVVGTNGKGSTSYYLSGVLQAHGLKTGLYTSPHLVSMRERIRVNDLPIDDESLDRLIMQVKAAAEETQVEPTFFEVLTIVAFLYYAEQNIDVAVLEAGMGGRLDSTAVADGELIVLTSIGLEHTEVLGSTESAILKEKMGVAGSAQSILSNGRSKTFVLGGLNDDLIAEAKVFAASHGCSCVVPEIRNDIELPNLGQHYIENASLSLKAAELFLNKFDDALALKTLTTRSWAGRMQKLIDANGVTKFILDGAHNSHAVRRLVETLDKYYPNQKFHCVFGALRDKDVGEMLKLMAPHVSAWHITRTPYPRFRELIDLQSELEKLGLNVASAGEFSREYLNEVCANVTDGSPVLITGSLYMIGATVQALKDDFDGLAFFRGMEPTTNEHR; from the coding sequence ATGATTCAGAACGGATTGGAATATTTGAATTCCCGCCTCATATTCGGGATGATGCCGGGTCTTGCTTCTACCCGTAAACTTTGCGAAGCTCTCGGAAATCCTCAAAAAAAGTTTAAGACGATTCATGTTGTTGGCACGAACGGCAAGGGCTCGACGAGCTATTACTTGTCGGGTGTTTTGCAGGCGCACGGCCTCAAGACGGGGCTTTATACAAGCCCGCACTTGGTGAGTATGCGCGAACGCATCCGCGTGAACGATTTGCCGATTGATGATGAATCGCTAGACCGTTTGATTATGCAGGTCAAGGCGGCAGCCGAAGAAACGCAAGTGGAACCGACGTTCTTTGAAGTTTTGACGATTGTCGCATTCCTCTATTACGCTGAACAGAACATCGATGTGGCGGTCTTGGAAGCGGGTATGGGCGGTCGCTTGGATAGCACTGCCGTTGCCGATGGTGAACTGATTGTACTCACGAGCATTGGACTGGAACACACGGAAGTTCTCGGTAGCACGGAATCGGCAATCCTCAAGGAAAAAATGGGGGTGGCGGGTTCTGCACAAAGTATTCTTTCGAATGGCCGTAGCAAGACTTTTGTTTTGGGAGGCTTGAACGACGATTTGATTGCTGAAGCCAAAGTTTTTGCGGCGTCGCATGGTTGCTCTTGTGTCGTCCCTGAAATCCGTAATGATATTGAACTTCCAAATTTAGGACAACATTATATCGAGAACGCAAGCCTTTCTCTTAAGGCGGCGGAATTGTTCTTGAATAAGTTTGATGACGCTCTTGCGCTCAAGACTCTTACGACTCGCTCCTGGGCGGGCCGTATGCAAAAGCTGATTGATGCAAATGGTGTGACGAAGTTTATTCTAGATGGCGCTCACAATTCCCACGCGGTTCGTCGCCTGGTCGAGACTCTTGACAAGTATTACCCGAATCAGAAGTTCCATTGCGTATTTGGGGCGCTCCGCGACAAGGATGTGGGCGAGATGCTCAAGCTCATGGCTCCGCATGTGAGCGCTTGGCATATCACGCGTACGCCGTATCCGCGATTCCGCGAGCTCATTGATTTGCAGAGCGAGCTTGAAAAGCTTGGACTGAATGTCGCAAGTGCGGGCGAGTTTTCCCGCGAGTATCTCAATGAAGTTTGTGCAAACGTCACGGATGGTTCGCCTGTGCTCATTACGGGGAGCCTCTATATGATTGGGGCGACTGTGCAGGCGCTCAAGGACGATTTTGACGGGCTCGCGTTCTTCCGTGGGATGGAACCTACGACAAACGAACACCGTTAA
- a CDS encoding LPP20 family lipoprotein, translating into MKKLIACLALAALFAGCSSNPPQTPQEKSASLLVEMQMQKKNYLKQHIPAGIGIGESANEQLAYEKADQNARVDLAKSIDAQTKALIKNFKEEVSDEIAEHFQSTSKTAVDQRLNGATLNDVKVETTADGKFKVYGVMTLDSDLVSEYIKMLEQQEKKEEAEKIRAAAEKAYAELDEMD; encoded by the coding sequence ATGAAAAAACTCATCGCATGCTTAGCTCTTGCAGCTCTTTTCGCAGGTTGCTCCAGCAATCCGCCGCAGACTCCGCAAGAAAAGTCTGCAAGCCTTCTCGTCGAAATGCAGATGCAAAAGAAGAACTACCTCAAGCAGCACATTCCGGCAGGTATCGGTATTGGCGAATCTGCTAACGAACAGCTCGCTTACGAAAAGGCCGATCAGAACGCTCGCGTAGACCTCGCCAAGTCTATCGACGCTCAGACCAAGGCTCTTATCAAGAACTTCAAGGAAGAAGTTAGCGATGAAATTGCCGAACACTTCCAGAGCACGTCCAAGACCGCAGTGGACCAGCGCCTCAACGGTGCAACGCTCAACGACGTCAAGGTCGAAACCACTGCTGATGGCAAGTTCAAGGTCTACGGCGTGATGACGCTCGATTCTGACCTCGTCTCCGAATACATCAAGATGCTCGAACAGCAGGAAAAGAAGGAAGAAGCTGAAAAGATTCGCGCCGCTGCTGAAAAGGCATACGCTGAACTTGATGAAATGGACTAA
- a CDS encoding MotA/TolQ/ExbB proton channel family protein: MNNTVPVLQMITQSDIVTMIILGILAFMSLGSWGIIIVKFFKHKSNLRANAKFFKEFCKLKHFSELQKLCTVSNDSALRLLSVEVLNEVSKFKGKVTYESIQHRSSLLEDAIQRSIEGIRMGEDRYLTFLATSSNLAPFFGLLGTVWGIMIAFFQIGHHGSADLTVVAPGIAMALITTVAGLLVAIPASAGYNYFTSKNGSNETSYYNFGSQVLSLFKRGDMLAVEGVAEEEA; encoded by the coding sequence TTGAACAATACAGTACCTGTCCTGCAAATGATTACGCAGTCCGATATTGTGACCATGATTATTCTCGGGATTCTCGCTTTTATGTCGCTGGGTTCCTGGGGCATCATCATCGTGAAATTCTTTAAGCATAAATCAAATTTGCGTGCCAATGCCAAGTTCTTTAAGGAATTTTGCAAGCTCAAGCATTTCTCTGAACTCCAAAAACTTTGCACGGTTTCGAACGATAGTGCGCTCCGCCTGTTGAGCGTCGAAGTCTTGAACGAAGTCTCCAAGTTCAAGGGTAAAGTAACTTACGAATCCATTCAGCACCGCTCCTCCCTGCTTGAAGACGCTATCCAGCGTTCAATTGAAGGCATCCGCATGGGTGAGGACCGCTATTTGACTTTCCTTGCCACGAGTTCTAACTTGGCTCCGTTCTTTGGCTTGCTTGGTACGGTTTGGGGCATCATGATTGCGTTCTTCCAGATTGGTCATCATGGCTCTGCGGATTTGACGGTTGTCGCTCCGGGTATTGCCATGGCTCTTATCACTACGGTGGCGGGCCTTTTGGTGGCTATCCCTGCCTCTGCCGGGTACAATTACTTTACCTCGAAGAATGGTTCTAACGAAACATCGTATTACAACTTTGGATCGCAAGTTTTGAGCTTGTTCAAGAGAGGTGACATGCTCGCTGTTGAAGGAGTTGCCGAGGAGGAAGCGTGA
- a CDS encoding biopolymer transporter ExbD, which produces MKRSRRKDLKQELNLTNMIDIVFAILIVFILCAPLMSQGVKVNLPQVKAPTMEQQKLLKVSITKNLEIFIADMQVDMESFESIFKSLWNGEMAVVINSDEAVSYGFVMKVVTQVQKLGVTKLGFLTMTPKDELVNEKK; this is translated from the coding sequence GTGAAACGCAGCCGCCGTAAGGACTTAAAGCAGGAACTCAACCTCACGAACATGATTGACATCGTGTTCGCCATCTTGATTGTGTTTATTTTGTGCGCACCGTTGATGAGCCAAGGCGTGAAGGTCAACCTCCCGCAGGTCAAGGCTCCGACGATGGAACAGCAGAAACTTTTGAAAGTTTCCATCACCAAGAATCTCGAAATTTTCATCGCCGATATGCAGGTGGACATGGAAAGCTTCGAGAGTATTTTCAAGTCGCTGTGGAACGGCGAAATGGCTGTGGTCATCAATTCGGACGAAGCTGTAAGTTACGGCTTTGTGATGAAGGTCGTGACGCAGGTGCAAAAGCTCGGTGTAACGAAGCTTGGTTTCTTGACAATGACTCCAAAAGATGAACTGGTAAATGAAAAGAAATAG
- a CDS encoding energy transducer TonB: protein MKRNRDHIQYFETENDGSLFKIIVCAIVFHLAVVGTLIALNNIDLSKPAEEIPVFEMVQVDEPMKAPAAKTALPEPEPQQAPKVEPPPPQPPEPVPETTPEPEPAPEPTPVKTLEPEAPQVPEEPAPEVKPEEKVEKPKPVEKPVEKPVEKVAKKTVEKKKVEKKPAKKPKDDDFDIDDLNLQKSFEMPSLKAVNPIDMDPLMQVFLERAKAKIMSNFNPPNGLTIDRDAKTTVQFTVERSGAITSVFLKRSSSNSAWDHLSMRAVKISKLPELPPTYKGSSLVLQFNFTPN, encoded by the coding sequence ATGAAAAGAAATAGGGACCATATCCAATATTTCGAGACGGAAAACGATGGATCTTTGTTCAAGATCATCGTGTGTGCTATCGTGTTTCATTTGGCGGTTGTCGGGACTTTGATCGCTCTCAACAACATTGATTTGAGCAAGCCTGCCGAAGAAATTCCCGTGTTCGAGATGGTGCAAGTCGATGAACCGATGAAAGCTCCTGCGGCTAAGACCGCTTTGCCGGAGCCTGAACCGCAGCAAGCGCCGAAGGTGGAACCTCCGCCTCCGCAACCGCCCGAGCCTGTGCCTGAAACGACTCCGGAACCGGAACCCGCTCCAGAGCCGACTCCTGTGAAAACGCTAGAGCCGGAAGCTCCGCAAGTTCCCGAAGAGCCCGCTCCCGAAGTGAAGCCGGAAGAAAAGGTCGAAAAACCGAAGCCCGTTGAGAAGCCTGTTGAAAAGCCGGTAGAAAAAGTCGCAAAGAAAACGGTTGAAAAGAAAAAGGTCGAGAAGAAGCCTGCGAAAAAGCCGAAGGACGACGACTTTGATATCGATGACTTGAATTTGCAGAAGTCGTTTGAAATGCCGAGCCTCAAGGCGGTAAATCCGATTGATATGGACCCGCTGATGCAGGTTTTCTTGGAACGCGCAAAGGCGAAAATCATGAGCAATTTCAACCCGCCAAACGGACTAACGATTGATCGTGATGCAAAGACGACGGTGCAGTTTACAGTTGAACGCTCGGGTGCGATAACTAGTGTGTTCCTCAAGCGTTCTTCGTCGAATAGTGCATGGGACCATTTGTCGATGCGAGCGGTGAAGATTTCGAAGTTGCCGGAACTCCCGCCGACGTACAAGGGATCAAGTCTTGTGTTACAGTTTAACTTTACGCCGAATTAG
- a CDS encoding PD40 domain-containing protein — MNKIKLLFVFVAMALAAPAFAAIDTIAVDVGISVFQTMPIGVVPFEEEGTIKWANEAPHLILTRDANLSGRFEAVNSDKFDLVLFSKKRARQYVTGTATKLSNGKIKLDCYLYAAETKDVLLGESYTVKPYDVRQAVHSFFDKVVYRLFGERGVASTKLAYVSKIDGVKQVVISDYDGFSRRQITRDSSINMMPVWQKGNKGLVYVNFRKQRPNLYAITFGGKETPLFTQFKQTFSPAVNPKTGELLFSVTEGAKTELYRGDMKTGSAQKFLHLKSNQVSPSWSPFASEVLFTSDRGGSPQVYAVGKDGTDVRRITYMGHYNERASWSPEGDRIVYTSMDDGKMNIYTCALDGTDIIQLTSNAGNNEHPTWSPDGKLIAFASDRGGNYQIYIMRKDGSGVTRITNGSENTSPTWSWFFDEKKVK; from the coding sequence ATGAATAAAATAAAATTGCTTTTTGTGTTTGTTGCGATGGCGCTTGCGGCGCCTGCTTTTGCGGCGATTGATACGATTGCTGTGGATGTGGGTATTTCGGTATTCCAGACGATGCCGATTGGTGTTGTGCCTTTTGAAGAAGAAGGGACTATCAAGTGGGCAAACGAAGCTCCGCACTTGATTTTGACGCGCGATGCCAATCTCTCCGGACGTTTTGAAGCCGTGAATTCGGACAAATTTGACTTGGTGCTTTTTAGCAAGAAGCGCGCTCGCCAGTATGTGACCGGTACAGCGACCAAGCTTTCGAACGGGAAAATCAAGCTCGATTGCTATCTGTATGCCGCTGAAACGAAGGACGTGTTGCTCGGTGAAAGCTATACCGTGAAGCCTTATGACGTGCGTCAGGCGGTGCATTCGTTCTTTGACAAGGTCGTTTATCGCTTGTTCGGGGAACGCGGTGTTGCATCGACAAAGCTTGCTTATGTCTCGAAAATTGATGGCGTGAAGCAGGTCGTGATTTCGGATTACGATGGTTTTTCTCGTCGCCAGATTACGCGCGATTCTTCGATTAATATGATGCCGGTTTGGCAGAAGGGCAACAAGGGCCTTGTGTATGTGAACTTCCGCAAGCAACGTCCGAACCTTTATGCCATCACGTTTGGCGGCAAGGAAACGCCGCTCTTTACGCAGTTCAAGCAGACGTTTAGCCCGGCTGTAAACCCGAAGACCGGAGAACTCCTTTTCTCGGTGACGGAAGGCGCAAAGACGGAACTTTATCGCGGCGATATGAAGACGGGTTCTGCGCAGAAGTTCTTGCACTTGAAATCGAATCAGGTGAGTCCCTCTTGGAGTCCGTTTGCAAGCGAAGTGCTCTTTACGAGTGACCGTGGCGGCTCTCCGCAGGTGTATGCGGTAGGGAAGGACGGCACGGACGTGCGCCGCATTACGTACATGGGCCATTACAATGAACGCGCTAGCTGGTCTCCAGAAGGGGATCGCATTGTCTACACATCGATGGACGATGGCAAGATGAACATTTATACGTGCGCTCTCGATGGTACGGATATTATCCAGCTGACCTCGAACGCAGGGAATAACGAACACCCGACTTGGTCGCCCGATGGCAAGCTGATTGCATTTGCCAGTGACCGCGGTGGTAATTATCAAATTTATATTATGCGTAAAGATGGGAGCGGCGTGACTCGCATTACGAACGGTAGCGAAAATACTTCGCCGACTTGGTCCTGGTTCTTTGACGAGAAAAAAGTTAAATAG
- a CDS encoding OmpA family protein: MGKVFKLALMGTAVALFAWGCSKEKPETDPQPQTAPEAPADSTLNLDALVADTLDADSLARLEAERLEAERARLEELINRIMLEDVYFDYDRSELTENAKRLLAQVAEILVNENRFIVTVEGHTDARGTEDYNISLGARRSTVVREFLIAYGVDANRLVSVSYGKERPKVQGTDETAYSKNRRAHFRVSIDQ; encoded by the coding sequence ATGGGTAAGGTATTTAAACTTGCTTTGATGGGTACTGCTGTTGCGCTCTTCGCTTGGGGCTGCAGCAAGGAAAAGCCGGAAACGGATCCGCAACCGCAAACGGCACCGGAAGCTCCTGCGGATTCTACGTTGAATCTTGATGCGCTTGTCGCAGATACGCTGGATGCGGATTCCTTGGCTCGCTTGGAAGCGGAACGCCTTGAAGCCGAACGTGCGCGCTTGGAAGAATTGATCAACCGCATCATGCTCGAAGATGTTTACTTTGACTATGACCGCTCCGAATTGACCGAAAATGCAAAGCGTTTGCTTGCTCAAGTGGCAGAAATCCTGGTCAACGAAAATCGCTTTATCGTGACGGTTGAAGGCCATACGGATGCTCGCGGCACTGAAGACTACAACATTTCTTTGGGCGCTCGCCGCTCAACCGTGGTGCGCGAATTCTTGATTGCATATGGCGTAGATGCAAACAGGCTCGTTTCGGTGAGCTATGGCAAGGAACGCCCGAAGGTGCAGGGAACTGACGAAACGGCATATTCCAAGAACCGCAGAGCGCATTTCCGCGTGTCCATTGATCAATAG